A region of the Micromonospora sp. WMMA1363 genome:
CTCAACACTCCCCCGCAGACCCGGCTGGCCGAGCAGGCCGGCCAGCCGGACGTCCGTCAGGTCGAGCGCGTCCTGAAGGGTGAACGGACGGTTGACTCTGCTGATCCACTCGATCGCCATCGCTGTCGATCCTAGCTGCAGTCGCCCCCGAAGCAGCGGATCCAGCCGGTCTTGGTCTTGATGTGGATCTCCTTGATGTAGCCCTGGGTGGGGATGGCCCGCAAGGCTCCCTCGCCCTTCGCGAAATTGAGCATCCTTGCGTGGTCCATATTCGGTGCCTCGACGTAGAGGATGACGCCGCGGTGCGGCGTACCTGCTGATCCGGCTCAACCAGATCATGCACGGCTGGGACATCTTGTGGGTGCGCCGGAGGCTTGGAGCTTGTCAGGCGGGGGTGCGATGGGCAGCCAGCGGGAGCCAGCGCGGGCGCCGTCACACCGGCCACAGACCACGGAGATCGAACGGCCGGGGCGGACGTTACCCGGCTACCGCTCGTCGAGCAGGTCGCGCAGCTCACGTAACGCTTCGCGGAGCTGGTCGGCAAACGTGTACATCATGCCGGCGACCGGGCGCGGGGTGCTGAGGTACAGGTTGAACCGGTCCGACAGCAGCACGTACGCGATCCCGATGCAGCGACTGCTGGTGGCCCCGACCCGAAGTAGCGGATGCTGGTCGACGGCGCCGAGCTGGTGCTCAGGTAGTCGTCGCGCATCGTGAGCCACCCCGGCGTCTCGTACAGCGGGACGACTCGGGCACGCCGAGCGCCGCCCCACGCCGTTTTTGGATCAGCTGCAGCTGCCACAGGTGCTGTTCGGGTGCCGCACCGGCTGGCACTGCTTCGCGCGGTCGACATGCTTGTCGGCCGCGGCCCGGAACGCTGCCCGCCGCTCGTCGGGTGAAGCGGCAGGGTCCTCCGACGTGGCCACGAACCGCAGCACCTCGGGCGTGACGACGCGCATCGCCTCGGTCCGCCCCGCAGGTACTGGCGGGTGGCGATGGACTCGTACGTGGCGCCGATGAAGCCCTTGGCCCGCTTGTGCGCGAGCTGGTATGCCATCTGCACGAACGCGTCCGGCGACATTCGTAGCCGTTTGACCTCGTCCACCCCGAACTCGTCGAAGGCAGGGTCACGGTGGCGGTGTCCGCGCCGTATTGGGCGAACGACCGTGCCGCGGCGACGATGTCGGCCCGCAGCGCGTCGTCGAGCACGAACGTGATCGCCTCGATCGCGGCACCCCTGCGCCGTCGCACCCGACTGCGCGGCGTGTTCCTCGGGCGACGCGGCGAGCATCGTGTCGACGAAGCTGAGGACGGTGGTGCCGTCCAGCCCGCAGTGCTCGACGTTGATGCCGGCCGTGCCGTCGGCGAACACGATGAGCGACATTGCCTTGTCGAACCACCGGTTGCCGCTGTCGCCGTGCAGCAACTGGTCGCAGGCCGCCAGGTCGTCGGCCGGCGTCCGGTCCTCTAGGCACACGCAGAACAGTGCCGTCTCGACGGTGTCCAGAGCCGCGGCGTTGCCGGGATCCAAGGCCATCAGACGGTCCCTGGCCGCCGCCCACTCGGTCCGGGCCATCGTGGTGAGGTGACCAGCCGCGGTGGCCGTCGCGCCCCGTGCGACACCGGCCTTCTCCACCTCACGCAGGCCGGCCGCCAGGTTGTCGAGGGAGTACGGGCGCCCGTTTGGACCGACCACGTCCATCCGGAACGCGTTGCCGCGCTGGAACACCACGATGTGCCGCGCCGTCGACGGACCTGGCATCTCGTCGCTGTACGGCGCTCGAACGGTGTTCTCGACCACCCGGGATCCGGGTGCGCAGGACACCGTTCGAGCGCCGTACAGCGACGAGATGCCAGGTCCGTCGACGGCGCGGCACATCGTGGTGTTCCAGCGCGGCAACGCGTTCCGGATGGACGTGGTCGGTCCAAACGGGCGCCCGTACTCCCTCGACAACCTGGCGGCCGGCCTGCGTGAGGTGGAGAAGGCCGGTGTCGCACGGGGCGCGACGGCCACCGCGGCTGGTCACCTCACCACGATGGCCCGGACCGAGTGGGCGGCGGCCAGGGACCGTCTGATGGCCTTGGATCCCGGCAACGCCGCGGCTCTGGACACCGTCGAGACGGCACTGTTCTGCGTGTGCCTAGAGGACCGGACGCCGGCCGACGACCTGGCGGCCTGCGACCAGTTGCTGCACGGCGACAGCGGCAACCGGTGGTTCGACAAGGCAATGTCGCTCATCGTGTTCGCCGACGGCACGGCCGGCATCAACGTCGAGCACTGCGGGCTGGACGGCACCACCGTCCTCAGCTTCGTCGACACGATGCTCGCCGCGTCGCCCGAGGAACACGCCGCGCAGTCGGGTGCGACGGCGCAGGGGGTGCCGGCGATCGAGGCGATCACG
Encoded here:
- a CDS encoding choline/carnitine O-acyltransferase is translated as MPRWNTTMCRAVDGPGISSLYGARTVFSTTRDPGAQDTVRAPYSDEMPGPSTARHIVVFQRGNAFRMDVVGPNGRPYSLDNLAAGLREVEKAGVARGATATAAGHLTTMARTEWAAARDRLMALDPGNAAALDTVETALFCVCLEDRTPADDLAACDQLLHGDSGNRWFDKAMSLIVFADGTAGINVEHCGLDGTTVLSFVDTMLAASPEEHAAQSGATAQGVPAIEAITFVLDDALRADIVAAARSFAHTARTPPP